A genomic stretch from uncultured Pseudodesulfovibrio sp. includes:
- a CDS encoding flavodoxin family protein, which produces MNESVIYACSHRRGGNSDRTATLLAQGVSEAGGNAKIIYIRNHSVMACLACGYCEEAEFKEGRARCVLGQQDEAYDMFEPLLTARTAFFASPIYFYHLPSLFKTWIDRSQQFWAAKQLGEPWMAGLPKRTAHAVLHAGRPTGDTLFDGAKVTLKYFLNSFNFTLNTPTVFRGLDERNDLEQHADFEKQIVELGRTAWIAAQ; this is translated from the coding sequence ATGAACGAAAGCGTGATCTATGCATGCAGCCACCGACGCGGCGGCAACTCGGACAGAACTGCCACCCTGCTGGCGCAGGGAGTGAGCGAAGCCGGTGGAAATGCCAAAATCATCTATATTCGCAATCACTCAGTCATGGCCTGTCTGGCTTGCGGTTACTGCGAAGAAGCCGAATTCAAGGAAGGCAGAGCACGATGCGTACTCGGCCAGCAGGATGAAGCGTACGACATGTTCGAGCCGCTGCTCACGGCCAGGACCGCATTCTTTGCCTCGCCCATTTATTTTTATCATCTTCCGTCCCTGTTCAAGACGTGGATTGACCGGAGTCAGCAATTCTGGGCGGCGAAACAACTGGGTGAACCATGGATGGCAGGCCTTCCGAAACGGACGGCACACGCTGTGCTGCATGCGGGACGGCCTACCGGCGACACACTCTTTGATGGAGCGAAAGTCACTCTCAAGTATTTCCTGAACAGCTTCAATTTCACCCTGAACACCCCGACGGTTTTCCGGGGCCTGGACGAAAGGAATGACTTGGAACAGCATGCGGATTTCGAAAAGCAGATTGTAGAACTCGGACGCACCGCATGGATCGCAGCTCAATGA
- a CDS encoding MBL fold metallo-hydrolase, which translates to MVIEVFNLGPLQTNCYVLAGDKEAVVIDPGGNPAEIVQYLKANNLKVTHILNTHLHFDHTAGNRELSEVTGAPILCCEKDADLLDSWLGKGGDMGLPPLDTYEWQDVEAGETRFAGFDCTIFHTPGHSRGSLTFYFPEAEAAFVGDLIFYRSIGRTDFPGGDLEVLKRSVTEHIFTLPPATRLLSGHGPETTVSDEKNHNPFFSEF; encoded by the coding sequence ATGGTTATTGAAGTATTTAATCTCGGCCCGCTCCAAACAAACTGCTACGTCCTGGCAGGTGACAAGGAAGCCGTGGTGATTGATCCCGGCGGAAATCCAGCTGAAATCGTACAGTATCTCAAGGCTAATAACCTTAAGGTAACTCACATCCTGAACACTCACCTGCACTTTGATCACACCGCAGGCAACAGGGAATTGTCAGAGGTCACCGGCGCACCGATCTTGTGCTGTGAAAAAGACGCCGACCTGCTGGACTCCTGGCTTGGCAAAGGAGGAGACATGGGCCTGCCGCCTCTGGACACCTATGAATGGCAGGATGTTGAGGCGGGAGAAACACGGTTTGCCGGTTTTGACTGCACCATTTTCCATACGCCGGGGCACTCCAGAGGCAGCTTGACTTTCTACTTTCCTGAAGCCGAAGCCGCCTTTGTCGGCGATCTAATTTTCTACAGGTCCATCGGGCGCACAGACTTTCCCGGCGGCGACCTGGAGGTACTCAAACGTTCGGTGACCGAGCACATATTCACCCTGCCGCCCGCAACAAGGTTATTGTCAGGTCACGGTCCGGAGACCACTGTTTCGGATGAAAAAAACCACAACCCGTTCTTCTCGGAGTTCTAA
- a CDS encoding nitroreductase encodes MITFENPVLEAIFSRRSIRKYTNEPVSREDITTILEAGQWAPSGLNNQPWRFMVITRDDPRHAALAECTKYAHVVRASAACICVMLEKEAMYSEMKDHQGAGACIQNMLLAAHALGIGTVWLGQIVNDQATSLGALNLSPETYELQAVIALGHPDQKGSSTRKDLSELMLEEF; translated from the coding sequence ATGATTACATTTGAGAATCCGGTTCTCGAGGCCATCTTTTCCCGTCGGTCCATTCGTAAATACACGAACGAACCAGTTTCCCGAGAAGACATCACCACCATCCTCGAAGCCGGCCAGTGGGCTCCAAGCGGTCTGAACAACCAACCATGGCGCTTCATGGTCATCACCCGCGACGACCCGCGTCACGCCGCGCTGGCTGAATGCACCAAATACGCACACGTTGTCCGGGCTTCTGCTGCATGCATCTGTGTCATGCTTGAAAAAGAGGCCATGTATAGTGAAATGAAAGATCACCAAGGAGCCGGGGCCTGCATCCAGAACATGCTGCTCGCCGCCCATGCGCTCGGCATAGGCACAGTCTGGCTCGGTCAGATAGTCAACGATCAGGCGACATCTCTGGGGGCACTGAACCTCTCCCCTGAAACCTACGAACTCCAGGCTGTCATCGCCCTCGGACATCCCGATCAGAAGGGAAGTTCCACGCGCAAAGACCTGTCTGAACTCATGCTGGAGGAATTCTAA
- a CDS encoding sigma-70 family RNA polymerase sigma factor, with protein MKEIREAEIVREVLLGDTQAFGLLVRKYQGPVYNLMLRMSGDADMAADLAQEAFTRAYEKLETFNLRKRFFPWLYSVSLNLARDWLRKRGRDMHVFVADAAVMVQAEDIG; from the coding sequence ATGAAAGAAATACGCGAAGCGGAAATAGTACGCGAAGTGCTTTTGGGGGATACCCAGGCATTTGGCTTGTTGGTGCGCAAATACCAAGGGCCGGTGTACAATCTCATGCTGCGCATGTCAGGCGATGCGGATATGGCAGCTGACCTCGCTCAGGAAGCCTTTACCCGTGCGTATGAGAAACTCGAGACGTTCAATCTGAGGAAACGGTTTTTTCCGTGGTTGTACTCGGTTTCTTTGAATCTGGCTCGAGACTGGCTTCGTAAGAGAGGCCGTGACATGCATGTGTTTGTCGCTGATGCGGCGGTCATGGTTCAGGCTGAGGATATAGGTTGA